A section of the Rummeliibacillus pycnus genome encodes:
- a CDS encoding phosphotransferase enzyme family protein yields MKIISTLNHVLQKMKLEIESYEIPQNSYGSEVYLLHLKNGENAYLKIPFNKDKLWREYEMLHLLQNNVPVPKILDFLPSEAKFNGALLLAELPGKPATGKIDASLAFEIGKYHALMHSHTSDYYGFRTESGFQNIKNNDWRSYIKEKFYIALEKSLPFLTTKQIDLGNYQFENLYNSLPSPDGPCAVHFDFRPANIIVTDDQVSGFIDFETSKFASTELDFVKIEQQLWNIQPSTKESYIEGYESIRPIIDLETVQPFYSLYHAILSIAWCVDRGLEKHYDFYRENQETLNSFT; encoded by the coding sequence GTGAAAATTATAAGTACATTAAATCATGTCTTACAAAAGATGAAATTGGAAATAGAGTCTTACGAGATTCCACAAAACTCATATGGATCTGAAGTATATCTATTACACTTAAAAAATGGAGAAAATGCATACTTAAAAATCCCCTTTAATAAGGACAAATTATGGCGTGAGTATGAAATGTTACATCTACTTCAAAATAACGTACCTGTTCCGAAAATTCTTGATTTTTTACCTAGTGAGGCCAAATTTAATGGTGCCCTTTTGTTAGCTGAACTACCTGGAAAACCCGCAACAGGAAAGATTGATGCTTCCCTAGCATTTGAAATCGGAAAATATCATGCTCTAATGCATTCACACACTTCAGATTATTATGGATTCAGGACTGAAAGTGGTTTTCAAAATATAAAGAATAATGATTGGCGTAGTTATATAAAAGAAAAATTCTATATTGCGCTTGAAAAATCTCTTCCCTTCTTGACTACCAAGCAAATTGATCTAGGTAATTACCAATTCGAAAACTTATATAACAGTTTACCATCTCCTGATGGACCCTGTGCCGTACATTTTGATTTTCGACCAGCAAATATCATCGTTACTGATGATCAAGTAAGTGGTTTCATTGATTTTGAAACATCTAAATTTGCTTCTACAGAGCTTGATTTTGTAAAAATTGAGCAACAACTGTGGAATATTCAGCCTTCTACAAAAGAAAGTTATATCGAGGGGTATGAAAGTATTCGTCCTATTATTGATTTGGAAACGGTCCAACCTTTCTATAGTTTATATCATGCGATACTTTCGATTGCTTGGTGTGTGGACAGAGGATTAGAAAAACATTATGATTTTTATCGAGAAAATCAAGAAACATTGAATTCATTTACATAA
- a CDS encoding PTS transporter subunit IIC, protein MKDYFNKLLTGMSLGIIVALIPNALVGEILKLIIPYVPFLQHILDISVLAMSLLPVITGVMVGLTFKLTPIQTASVGLAAMVGSGVWTMGTGGAITLQGIGVVINTGLTAGLAVLFVQFIGDRLKDYTILLMPALSLFIPGGIGMITLPYVRTGAGYVGVVIDNVTNLQPIVMGALIAVIFSILILSPLSTIGVATVIMLSGIGAGTANLGVVASGVGMCIASYKANNLGTALAHVMGSPKIQMRNFFMKPRIAFPMIITAAILGALGGMFHITGTPYSAGFGLAGLIGPLNYVNLAAGGWNFHNVMVMLIMFFALPIILNTVLLRLFERKFKMIKAEDYSVNYQ, encoded by the coding sequence ATGAAAGACTATTTCAATAAGTTGCTAACAGGTATGAGTTTAGGAATTATCGTAGCCCTTATTCCAAATGCATTGGTTGGCGAAATTTTAAAACTAATTATTCCATATGTTCCATTCTTACAACATATTTTAGATATTTCAGTTTTAGCAATGAGTCTTCTTCCTGTTATTACAGGTGTTATGGTCGGATTAACATTTAAATTAACACCCATTCAAACAGCTAGCGTTGGTTTAGCAGCAATGGTTGGAAGTGGTGTTTGGACGATGGGAACTGGTGGTGCAATCACGTTACAAGGTATAGGGGTTGTGATCAATACAGGTCTTACAGCAGGTTTGGCCGTATTATTTGTACAATTTATAGGTGATCGTTTAAAAGATTATACGATTTTGTTAATGCCAGCTTTATCATTATTCATCCCAGGTGGCATTGGTATGATTACACTACCATATGTAAGAACTGGTGCAGGGTATGTAGGTGTAGTTATTGACAACGTTACAAATTTACAACCAATAGTAATGGGTGCTTTAATCGCAGTTATCTTCAGTATTTTAATTCTTTCCCCTTTATCAACTATCGGGGTGGCTACTGTTATCATGCTTTCAGGAATTGGTGCTGGTACAGCAAATCTAGGTGTCGTTGCATCTGGTGTAGGAATGTGTATCGCGAGTTACAAAGCGAATAACCTAGGAACTGCTTTGGCTCATGTTATGGGTTCACCAAAAATTCAAATGCGAAACTTCTTTATGAAACCTAGAATCGCATTCCCTATGATTATCACTGCAGCTATTCTAGGAGCTTTAGGTGGTATGTTCCACATTACTGGAACACCTTACAGTGCAGGCTTTGGACTTGCAGGACTCATTGGGCCATTGAATTATGTTAATCTCGCAGCTGGTGGATGGAATTTCCACAACGTAATGGTTATGCTAATCATGTTCTTTGCTTTACCAATCATTTTGAATACTGTACTACTTCGATTATTTGAACGTAAATTTAAAATGATTAAGGCTGAAGATTATTCAGTCAACTATCAATAA
- the panF gene encoding sodium/pantothenate symporter, with protein sequence MHWHVIIPLVIFLVIIFVIGFWANKHVMQSNSFLQEYFLGGREMGGFLLAMTMMATYGSASSFIGGPGVAYNTGLGWVLLSMAQLPAGYYVLMVLGKKFAIIARKYKAITLIDFLRERYQSNVVVIVSAFSIIIFLFSSMAAQWIGGARLIESLTGLHYSTALFIFAVVVLVYVIIGGFRAVALTDAVQGSVMLIGSIILLIGTIIAGGGITNIMSDLVAENPKLVSPFGADGSLTPLYVSTFWILIGIGVIGLPQIAVRAMAYKNSKSMHSAIIIGTIAIGTVMFGMHLTGVLAHPVLPGIKIGDKVMPLLTLKVLPPFLAGIVLAAPMAAIMSTVNALLMLVSSTIVKDIYLNFIKPKASDSEIKKISFLVTALIGIAVIFVALKPPTLLVWLNLFSFGGLESVFVWPVIFGLYWRKGNKYGAITSMIVGLSSYILINQWWPNVFGMHTVTLPIVFSLISYVVISLLTHHKFKEFKHII encoded by the coding sequence ATGCATTGGCATGTCATTATACCACTGGTTATTTTTCTAGTTATTATCTTTGTCATTGGATTTTGGGCAAATAAGCATGTTATGCAGTCTAACTCTTTCTTGCAGGAGTATTTTCTTGGTGGACGAGAAATGGGCGGTTTCTTGCTTGCTATGACAATGATGGCCACTTATGGTAGCGCTTCTAGCTTTATAGGTGGACCTGGGGTTGCATATAATACTGGTTTGGGATGGGTGCTATTATCAATGGCACAATTACCTGCTGGTTATTATGTATTAATGGTATTAGGTAAGAAATTTGCCATTATCGCAAGAAAATATAAAGCGATTACATTGATAGACTTTTTACGTGAACGCTATCAAAGTAATGTGGTTGTTATCGTATCTGCATTTAGTATTATTATTTTCTTATTTTCTTCAATGGCAGCACAGTGGATTGGTGGTGCTCGATTAATCGAGTCATTGACAGGATTACATTATTCTACTGCACTATTTATCTTTGCAGTGGTTGTCCTTGTTTATGTAATTATCGGTGGATTTAGAGCGGTTGCATTAACTGATGCCGTTCAAGGTTCAGTTATGTTAATAGGTAGTATCATTTTACTAATCGGAACAATAATTGCTGGTGGTGGTATTACCAATATTATGTCTGATCTAGTAGCTGAAAATCCAAAGCTTGTTTCACCTTTTGGAGCAGATGGCAGTTTAACACCATTATATGTATCAACGTTTTGGATTTTGATTGGCATTGGTGTTATTGGTTTACCGCAAATTGCAGTTCGTGCAATGGCATATAAAAATTCTAAAAGTATGCATTCAGCCATTATTATTGGAACAATAGCAATTGGTACAGTCATGTTTGGAATGCACTTAACTGGGGTATTAGCTCATCCTGTTTTACCAGGTATTAAAATTGGCGATAAAGTGATGCCGCTTTTAACACTCAAAGTACTTCCGCCATTTTTGGCTGGTATTGTATTAGCTGCTCCAATGGCGGCTATTATGTCAACAGTAAATGCATTGTTAATGCTTGTAAGTTCAACAATCGTAAAAGATATTTATCTAAATTTCATTAAACCAAAGGCTAGCGATAGTGAAATTAAAAAAATTAGTTTCCTTGTTACAGCACTTATTGGAATCGCAGTAATTTTCGTGGCATTAAAGCCACCAACTTTACTTGTATGGCTTAACTTATTCTCTTTTGGTGGGTTGGAATCTGTATTCGTATGGCCAGTTATTTTTGGCTTATACTGGAGAAAAGGTAACAAATATGGGGCAATTACATCGATGATTGTAGGTTTGTCGAGTTATATTTTGATCAACCAATGGTGGCCAAATGTCTTTGGCATGCATACAGTGACATTACCAATCGTATTTTCACTAATTAGTTATGTGGTGATTAGTTTATTAACACATCACAAATTTAAAGAGTTTAAGCATATCATTTAG
- the chrA gene encoding chromate efflux transporter: MSIVSFKNKDRETVRSLFQLLLLSTKLGLTSFGGPIAHLGYFHEEYVRKKKWIDEKSYADLVALCQFLPGPSSSQVGIGIGVIRAGILGGIIVFLGFTLPSVVALIVFALMLKGLNIANAGWIHGLKIVAVAVVAQAILGMAKNLTPDLARKAIALFSLVLTLLWTNVYTQVMIIFIAAIFGFFIFKTNHGNQRSIVNFPISKGFALICLSLFFGLLFLLPLIKQATSIQWVAMFDSFYRSGSLVFGGGHVVLPLLESEIVATGWVNKEAFLAGYGAAQAVPGPLFTFAAYLGAVMNGWIGGLIATVAIFLPAFLLILGTLPFWNTLRNNEKMNGALMAVNAAVVGILISAFYQPIWTSAVFTPIDFAFVAILFSLLVYWKLPPWVIVLLGVFGGELLVF, encoded by the coding sequence ATGTCGATTGTATCATTCAAAAATAAGGATAGAGAAACCGTAAGATCATTGTTTCAACTGTTACTGTTATCTACAAAACTTGGCTTAACATCTTTTGGAGGCCCAATCGCTCACTTAGGCTATTTTCACGAAGAGTATGTACGCAAAAAGAAATGGATTGATGAGAAGTCTTATGCCGATTTAGTGGCTTTATGCCAATTCTTACCTGGTCCTTCAAGTAGCCAAGTTGGAATTGGTATAGGGGTAATACGTGCTGGTATATTGGGCGGTATCATCGTATTTCTTGGATTTACATTACCATCTGTAGTTGCTCTTATTGTTTTTGCATTAATGCTAAAAGGGCTAAATATAGCTAACGCAGGATGGATACATGGTTTAAAAATAGTAGCAGTAGCTGTTGTTGCTCAGGCTATCTTAGGAATGGCTAAGAACTTAACACCAGATTTAGCACGCAAAGCGATTGCATTATTCTCTTTAGTATTAACCTTATTATGGACAAATGTATATACTCAAGTAATGATCATTTTCATTGCTGCAATTTTTGGCTTCTTTATTTTTAAAACAAACCATGGAAATCAGCGTTCAATAGTTAATTTTCCTATTTCAAAAGGATTTGCACTTATTTGTTTATCTTTATTTTTTGGATTACTGTTTCTTCTACCTTTAATAAAACAAGCAACATCTATCCAATGGGTTGCGATGTTTGATAGTTTTTATAGATCTGGGTCATTAGTTTTCGGGGGAGGACACGTTGTTCTACCATTGTTGGAGAGCGAAATTGTAGCAACTGGATGGGTAAATAAAGAGGCGTTTTTAGCAGGATATGGAGCAGCTCAAGCAGTTCCTGGACCGTTATTTACATTTGCTGCTTACTTAGGAGCAGTTATGAATGGTTGGATCGGAGGTCTAATTGCAACAGTAGCTATATTTTTACCTGCATTTCTTCTTATTCTTGGAACACTACCATTTTGGAATACTCTTCGAAATAACGAAAAGATGAATGGTGCACTAATGGCGGTAAATGCTGCGGTGGTTGGTATTTTAATTTCTGCATTTTATCAACCTATTTGGACGAGTGCTGTTTTTACGCCAATTGACTTTGCATTTGTTGCAATCTTGTTTAGTTTGTTAGTCTACTGGAAGTTACCACCTTGGGTTATTGTTCTCTTAGGTGTATTTGGGGGAGAACTGCTAGTTTTTTAG
- a CDS encoding YhdT family protein has protein sequence MNDKRFKIAHREALIGIVLVIINFAIWFGFAYGLGSGDPKEYTYIFGFPAWFFYSCIAGTLFMILLIYVVIKFFFKDVPFDEEEDGEHK, from the coding sequence ATGAACGATAAGCGTTTTAAAATAGCTCATCGTGAAGCATTGATTGGAATTGTATTAGTTATCATTAATTTTGCAATTTGGTTTGGCTTTGCGTATGGACTTGGCTCAGGGGATCCGAAAGAATATACATATATTTTCGGCTTTCCAGCATGGTTCTTTTATAGCTGTATAGCTGGAACATTATTTATGATTTTGTTAATTTATGTTGTCATCAAATTCTTCTTTAAGGATGTACCGTTTGATGAAGAAGAGGATGGTGAACACAAATGA
- a CDS encoding tyrosine recombinase XerC, translating to MKQQKPKILRDFLIYLTAIKGKSKRTRDEYDYDLTLFIKFIKAIQDDLDFEKMETIDIHEIGQDFFKEISLEDMYMFLEYCEERRNNSAYTRARKVATLKSFFKYLKSKRHIIEENPAEELETPKVSKRQPIYLSFDEAKTFMTGIQSKTHHDRDYCMMTFFLNLGIRVSELCNLNMDSIQERFMTVRGKGDKERTVYLNDACIAALKAYLENERPYVKNASENQALFLSQKGTRLTRQRVAKIVKQINHLSGLDKKKLSPHKLRHTSATMMYKSGADIRSLQQILGHSNVSTTQIYTHVENKEIQRVIENNPFNI from the coding sequence ATGAAACAACAAAAACCAAAGATTTTACGTGATTTTCTGATCTATTTAACCGCAATCAAAGGAAAATCGAAGCGTACAAGAGATGAGTACGATTATGATTTAACGTTATTTATCAAATTTATAAAAGCAATACAAGATGATTTAGATTTTGAAAAGATGGAGACAATCGATATTCATGAGATTGGGCAGGATTTTTTCAAAGAAATATCATTAGAGGATATGTATATGTTCTTGGAATATTGTGAAGAAAGAAGGAATAATTCTGCATATACAAGAGCACGAAAAGTTGCCACATTAAAATCGTTTTTTAAATACTTAAAATCGAAACGACATATAATAGAAGAAAATCCAGCTGAAGAACTCGAAACACCAAAAGTAAGTAAAAGACAACCAATCTATTTGAGCTTCGATGAGGCAAAGACATTTATGACCGGAATCCAATCGAAAACACACCACGATCGGGACTATTGCATGATGACCTTTTTCTTAAATTTAGGTATTCGAGTAAGTGAACTATGTAATTTGAATATGGATTCAATACAAGAACGATTTATGACAGTAAGAGGGAAAGGGGATAAAGAAAGAACTGTTTATCTTAATGATGCTTGTATTGCTGCATTGAAAGCATATTTAGAAAACGAAAGGCCATATGTTAAAAATGCTTCCGAAAATCAAGCACTGTTTCTTTCGCAAAAAGGTACGCGACTAACCAGACAACGAGTGGCTAAAATTGTCAAGCAAATTAATCATTTATCTGGTTTAGATAAGAAGAAACTGTCTCCGCACAAACTAAGACATACATCAGCAACAATGATGTACAAAAGTGGTGCAGATATCCGAAGTCTTCAACAAATACTTGGACATTCGAATGTATCTACAACTCAAATTTATACGCATGTGGAAAATAAAGAAATTCAACGAGTAATCGAAAATAATCCATTCAATATATAA
- a CDS encoding transcriptional regulator, whose translation MDMYREGYERYCNACEEFGLESKDFYFFINHLTEEQLNAFKEYSKGSEELHD comes from the coding sequence ATGGATATGTATAGAGAAGGTTATGAACGATATTGCAATGCATGCGAAGAATTTGGTTTAGAATCGAAAGACTTTTACTTTTTTATAAACCACTTAACAGAGGAACAACTGAATGCATTTAAAGAATATTCAAAAGGGAGCGAAGAACTACATGACTGA